Within the Bos indicus x Bos taurus breed Angus x Brahman F1 hybrid chromosome 17, Bos_hybrid_MaternalHap_v2.0, whole genome shotgun sequence genome, the region catttttattttttaaaagaaatgatttttatttttaaaaaatgattttttaataatttttattttaaaaaataattcttattttttaggCTACTTTGTgcacgtgtgggatcttagttctctgcgtgcgtgtgtgtgtgttcagttgcttcagtcgtgtctgactctttgtgaccccatggactgtagcctgccaggctcctctgtccatgggatttcccaggcaagaatactggagtgagttgccatgccctccttcagggggtcttcctgacccagggatcaagctcccatctcctgtagctcctgccttacaggtggattctttactgctgagccactggggaagccccttagtTTCCTGTCTGTCAAACCCGTGCCCACTTGTTCAGTGGAAGCGTGGAATCTTAagcactgaaccgccagggaagtccctggaggtgCTTTTGAGAAGGGCTATTTGCTTCTGACTTGCACCCACGAGCTCTTTGACGAGCTTTTGAGTAGTGGTAGCCTTCCTccactgacttattggaaaagacgctgatgctgggaaagattgaaggcagatggagaagagggcaacaaaggatgagatgtttggatggcatcacggattcatTGGACATGAAATAGTGCAAGCTTCgggggatggtgagggacagagaagcctggtgtggtgcagtccatggggttgcgaagagtggacacgacttggtgactgagcaacaacaacaaaaccttccTTCAAGCCTCCCTGAACTATGACACCCCCAGTGCTGATTCTCCAAGGTTTCCTGGAGGGGCTTGGTTGGTCAATTTGGGCCTTAAATCATCAGATCTCCATGGTGACAATTTTACAGAGAACAGATGAACTGGTGACCTCAGGCTAACCTCCCCTGCCTTGTGCTCTATTTCCTGATAAGACTGGGGAGCGGTCCTGTCACAGGTGTGGGAAGGGCTTGGGCCAGGAACTCACCATTCAGAGGCAGACACCATCTCTTGATCAGGCTGGTTTCCCACAATGTGATCGATTATCTCGAGACTGCAGCTGGGCCTGGAGAGGGAAACAGTGGGTGAGGAGAAGGCTACTCCCTAAATCTCCTTTTCCCTACCCCTCAATAACAATAACTGCTCACTATTCCATAGCACTTACTATAGACACTTTATTTGCCTTCACTCACATACTATtactagccccattttacagataaagagactgaggcttagaaaaataacttgggactcctggtggtccagtggttaataatttGCCTGCCAACGAAAgggatgcagattcgatccctgttgggaaactaggatcccacatgcagccgggcagctaagcctgtgtgccacaactactgagcctgcgtgatctggagcctgcgagccacaactagagaagcccacttgctgcagtgaagacccagcacagccaaacaaaggaaaaagaaaagtaatttgcCAAGGTTAAATAGCTAGGAAGtaacagagctgagatttgaaccaaGGCAGTTGTGTTCCAGAGCCTATGCTCTTCACCTCTATGCTGCCTCTTCAAGCCAATCCTGGGGGACCCTCAGGGGCTCCCCCAGCAGGTCCCGAGATGCTCTGCCTGCCCTGCATGGATGAAAGGGCCTTGCTTTCCACCCTCCCCTGTTCCAAGGGGCACTCACAGCTTGGAAAGTTGGGGGTCCATGAATGGTGGTGCCTCGAATCCAGGCAGGAACCGGCCAGTATAGTTCATCTTCTCCACCAGGGTGTGTGTCGTGTCCCCATACTGTGGGTGGCAAACAGCCTGAGGTCCCATCCCGGCTGAACCCAGGCCACACTGCATGGGGCCAACACAGCCCTGGGTTCCAGCCCAGATCTGGTCCTAACTCCaagtgtgatcttgggcaagtcacttccccttTCCGAAATGAACTGCAATTTGACATTTGGGAATTTGACAGTCTCCCCATAGGACCAGAAGCTCTGTGGGGGTTGTGATGACGTCTTGCTCATGATACCATCCTAGCTCATCATAGGTGCTCGATACAAATATGTTGTCTGCATGAAGAATGATGAGGGCATTGGATCTAATTATATGGAAGGATCCTTTCAATCACTCTAACAATCTTTGCATGTATGTGTCCTgtgtcactttagttgtgtccgactcttcacgaccctatggactgtagcctcccaggctcttctgtccacgggattctccaggcaagaatactggagtgggttgccatgccgtcttccaggggatcttccccacccagggatcaaacctacatctcttacatctcctgcattggcaggcagattctttaccactagcaccacctgggaagaccctaagaatccttgaaagtgaaagtgaagtcgctgagtcatatttgactcttagcaaccccatggaccgaagcctaccaggctcctccgcccatgggattttctaggcaggagtactggagtggggtgctattgccttctccaagttgtAGTAAATCTTgaggagggggacttccctggtggtccagtgattaagacttcaccttccaatgcaggtggtgtgggttggatccctggttggggagctaagatcccctaTACCTTGCAGCCaaaagccaaaatataaaacagaagcaatattgtaacaaattcgataaagactttaaaaatgttccacatcaaaaaaaaaattttttttaacataaatcatGAGGAGGAAGGACCTATGATGGTCTCAGGTGCTAAACAGGCTTTGTTGGGTTATCTACGATATGCCAGTGCTGTTGTTCTAAGTACTATGTATGaatcatctcatttgatccttaaaATGACCGGAGGGAGGGATCACAGCTAAAGGAACAGGCCCAGAACTGTTAAGTAGTGTTTGGCAGGTCACACAGGTGGTCCTTGCTCATTTAAATGGACTtgcagagaggtgaagtgatttgtctaaagtcacacagcttgagTGGGGAGGGGCTTccatcccatctccttccccagacCCACCCATCTCCTTCCTTCGGAGCCCCTGCCTGCCGCTTGCAGTCCCATGCTCTCACCTCgactggggaggaagggaagcccagagatgggTGACTGGGAGCCCCCCTCAGCCTCTGCACACCAGCCAAGAATACAGGCGATCGGGGTCGAGGGAGAATGTTTGTGCTTTGAGGCACAAGGATGGGATGGTATAATGGAGTCAGGGGTTGGGAAAGAAGGGTCCTGGCATCTCTGTGGGTGTAGGCAAGGTGGAGGCTCCAAAGTTAACTCACCGTCTGTAGCACAGCAAACTTCACCTTCCCAAGCTTATCTTGCTCTACCCAAGGCTCCCGCACAATCTTGGCGCCTCGTTCCCGGGCTTTCTGCAGAGGAGACGGGGTGGGGAGGCGGTCCGTGCTGGATCCTCAGGGAGCCCTTTGGCTGTCCCTGCTGGATCCTCTCTGTGTGGTCCTGCCACAGCCTCTTCCAGTGTTTCCAGCCCCAGGCAGGAACTCCAACCAACTTTAACTGTTGCCCTTGACACTCATGCCTCATGCCCATTTGGCAGATTGGAAAACTGAGGCCCGGGGCTGTGGGGGACAAACCAGGTGAGGGTGGGGGTCTGTCCTGCCTGTCCTGTGCTCACTCACTCTGTGGCCCTGCCCCCGCTctaggcttcagtttcttcattagtGAAAAAGGGTGGTTGGATAAGTCGAATACCAgctggcatttatttatttatttttaaaaacatttatttatttggctgcattgggtcatAGTTGCAACATACAGGATCTTCTTTGTAATAGGCGGGCTCTGGAGCATGTAGGTtgccccatgacatgtgggatctgagttcctagaccggggattgaacccacgtctgctgcattagaaggcagattcttaacccctggaccaccagggaagtccccatgctggcacttattgagcacctactatgtgtcagaccCTCTGCCAGTTGCCTTACATGCATGATTCGTGTATTTATTTAGCAAAACCTCATTACTGGATGTCTATGCTTATCACATGTCAGGCATTGTTGTAAGTATTAACCTCTTAAATCCTCATTACGTGAAAGGCACTATTATTGTCTCTTTTATGAATGGAGTCATTCACTTAAAGATGAGGACATTGAAACACAAAGAAAGTAAGTCATTcacctaaagtcacacagcaattAAGATTCAGACGCAGTAGTCTGCCCCTGGAATCTACACTTTAAACCTGTAAActgcctcttttaaaaaaagaattaattactttatttgaCTTCactgggtcttacttgtggcatgtgggagctagttccttgaccagggatcaaacccaggccccctgcattgggagcttggaatcttagccactggaacaccagggaagtccctaaactgtCTCTTGAATACTTGCTTGGTACAGAATCATGCCTATGAAATGATAATTATGATCTCGTTTCCTCTTTGTAACAACTCAGTGAGATAGgtggttattcccattttacagatgcagaaactgaggcctggagagagaTTGCTTGGCTACCAAGGGGCAGATGTCACTGGAACTCAGGTATGTGTCAACCAGCGTCTGGGCACATCACTCCAGCGTGGCAGTGCCCTCCAGCCCTGACCGATGGGAGGTCCCTCTGGCAGACAGAGGGCAGGCTGAGGCTCCCTGCTTTGTCTCCACGCCAGCCCATGTGCGGTCTCACCTGCACAATGTAGTCACAGTCCTCCACCTCGAACGCAATGTCCTTCACTCCATCGCCGTGTTTCACCAGGTGATCGCCCATCTCTGTGGTCAGCAGGGGAGGCAGGTGATGCTGGAATCACAGCCCCTCCCCCATACTCTCAGCCTTCTGAGCTCCATCTCCTTCTGGGCTCAGGCCCCCTCCCTCAACCCTAACCCACCTCTGTGTCCCTGACCCCTACCCACAATACCATGTCTCCACTCCTTGGCACCTTGAACCCTCCAAGGCCCCCTCACCTTTGTTCCAGGggttgagggcagaggagaagacgAACACGATCTAAGATGTAGAGAAGAGGGATGTTGCTGGTGGGTCAGGTGAACTTGTGGAGGtacacccccagcccctctccctgcccaccagCAAGATACCCCTGGTGGGGCATTAGGACCACCTCCTCTCTGCCAGGCAgaactactctttttttttttttttggctatgccgtgtggcatatgggatcctagtaccctgaccaggcttccaacccatgccctctgcagtggaaacacagaatcttaaccactggactgccagggaattcccaaggacTCTTGATCCTGGGTTCCTGCCCCTTCTCTGCCTTAGTTTCCCCTCTGGTCCTGAGGGATGGGGGCTTCCCCCATGCCAGAGCTGCCTGGAGTCCCGGGATGAGATGGTGGTCAGGCCTGCCTATGGGGAGAGCTCCAGGGACCTACAGACCAGGGCACAGCTCAGAGTTAAAGCTCTGATGCTGGAGGCCTTTGCCCACTTTTCCCGAACATCCATGAGACCAGCATTGGGCCAGGCTGAAAAGGAGACCAAACCAAAAAGGTCCCTGTTGCGCGTTGTACAAAGGTGCCCATGGGGGCTGACCTCAGCACAGGCTCCGCTAACCACACCAGGCAGCCTGGAAGAGCACCCAGCCGCCTGGAGGAAGGGCCTCatggtctgctgcacccagaggtgccagagccaccagggagcccagagACCAGCAGGGGAGAGACGGGCCTCCTGGAGGAGTGGGGGCCCGGTGCAGAGACTCACCTGCCCTTGCTTGACCACATGGCTCACCACTTCCCGGGAACCGGTCTCCAGGCCCTTGTAGGCTAGGGGCTCAAAGCCCAGCTTACTGCAGTAATATGACGCAGCCTGAATCACAGAGTTGCAGGCAGGCCTGTGAGGGGTGAGGCGCTGGCCCACACCCCCACAGCGTGTCTGCCCCATTGCCCCAGGTACTGTTCCTCCTGGGAAAAACACCTGGCTCCCTGGCCCATGCTGATCTCCCTTAAGGTCCCCGCTGGGATCTGCAGCCTGGATTGTGTAATTAGGATCCAAAGAGTGACTGTCCTTCCAGGACACTCCTGACACTGGCCAGGATCCTCCCTCCCAGCAGCCAATCACAGACCTGGCCAGAGGCCTGCCCCTGTCCTAGAGGCCTCCTTGCCTGCCCTCTGCCCAATCCCAACACCTCGCCCCGGCTTCTACCTGCTTGGCATTGCCAACCCAGAAGGTCACAGAGTGAAAGTGGAGGAATCGGCCTCTTTCAGGCTGCAGAAGGAGAGAAGGGGTGAGACTGAGTCCCTAGAAGTGGGTCTAGAAAAGTGTCAGTGGAGAGGAGTCCCCTAGCCCTCTCCCTTGTGCCACCCTCAATCCCAGAAGTGAGGACAAgtcacctcaccccacccctctgccctGAAGCCTTGCCAAGCCTCGAAAGAGGGTTCTCATGTAGAAACTGAATTCCTGTGGGTTTAGGATTGGTAAGCCCCACCCACTGAGGAGGTCTGCCCAGGTTTCACAGCGTGAACAGCCTTATGTTACAGGAGCAAGGATTTAAATTAGACCTTAGAAAGAACTTCCAGACACGATTAAGCAATTGGCAGGAATTTAAAAAGAGGTAAAAATTTTTCTTAGGAAGGCAAGGTTGAAGTGAGTCCAGTCGCAATGAGGTCAGGGGAGTGCAGAGATGAACCTGAGCCTGTATCCAGAATGTCACGTACCCACTGAAGCTCTTCCTCTTCTGCCCTTTGCTGACATCCCAGGCTCCCAGGGCCCTGACCCCACATTTCCCCTCCTGCTTACCTTCTCTCCTTTGTCGCTGTAAGTCgtctaggaagaaagaaaagaacagtaaGACACAGACACTCGGACACAATGTGCTTATGGAAATCTCACCGCAGATCCCTACCATCAGGTAAGGCCGCCATGGGTCCAGgcaggctctttttttttttttttaagcttaggcttttttttttttttctttcttttctttcttaattcatgtatttttaatcgaaggataattacaatcttgtgttggtttctgccatacatcgccATGGATCaggcatatgtcccctccctcttgagcctttctcccacctctcacctcccaccccatcccacccctctaggttgtcacccCAGGCAGGCTCTTACCATGATTGATCGTGGTCACACTTCCTGCTGAGAAGACTGGGACTAGAGGCCAGCGGAGTGCTGGACAGAAATATTTAACATGAAgctggccccgcccccggcctccTGGCCTTCCTGGGGGTGGGAGCTGATCCTGGAGGCTCCTGTGCCTGGAGACCTCTAATCCAGCCACAGCCTCATTGGACAGGGTGACGCTGTGAGGCCTGGAAAGGGGGACTGACATGCCCAAGGCCACTAGCCAGTGGGGCACAGAGGCAGGCACAGACGCCAGGGGCACGACGTTCTTTCCAGGACCCTGTGCTGGGATTTCGATCTTTGCCCTCCAGAATTCAAAGCCCAGAAGCCAAGGCCAGCTTGCATGCAGAGGTGACTCCAGAATTCATAATTAAGGGgaatttgagctatttcaaatcctgaaagatgatgctgtgaaagtgttgcactcaatatgccagcaaatttggaaaactcagcagtggctacaggactggaaaaggtccgttttcattccaatcccaaagaaaggcaatgccaaagaatgctcaaactaccacacaattgaactcatttcacatgctagtaaagtaatgctcaaaattctccaagccaggcttcagcaatacgggaaccgtgaacttcctgatgttcaagctggatttagaaaaggcagaggaaccagaggtcaaattgccaacatccactggatcatggaaaaagcaagagagttccagaaaaacatctatttctgctttattgactatgccaaagcctttgactctgtggatcacaataaactgtggaaaattctgaaagaaatgggaatacagaccacctgacctgcctcttgagaaacctacgtgcaggccaggaagcaacagttagaactggacatgaaacaacagactggttccaaataggagaaggagtacgtcaaggctgtatattgtcaccctgcttatttaacttatatgcagagtacatcatgagaaacgctgggctggaagaagcacaagctggaatcaagattgatgggagaaatatcaataacctcagatacgcagattacaccacccttatggcagaaagtgaagaggaactaaaaagcctcttgatgaaagtgaaagtggagagtgaaaaagttggcttaaagctcaacattcagaaaactaagatcatggcatccggtcccatcagttcatgggaaatagatggggaaacagtggaaacagtggctgactttatttttttgggctccaaaatcactgcagatggtgattgcagccatgaaattaaaagacgcttattccttggaaggaaagttatgaccaacctagatagcatattcaaaagcagagagatttctttgccaacaaaagtctatctagtcaaggctatggtttttcctgtggtcatgtatggatgtgagagttggactgtgaagaaggctgagcgccaaagaattgatgcttttgaactgtggtgttggagaagactcttgagagtcccttggactgcaaggagatccaatcagtccgtgctaaaggagatcagtcctgggtgttctttggaaggactgatgttgaagctgaaactccaatactttggccacctcatgtgaagagttgactcattggaaaagaccctgatgctgggagggattgggggcaggaggagaagggtatgacagaggatgagatggctgacttgatggacatgagtttgggtaaactccgggagttggtgatggatagggaagcctggcatgctgagattcatggggtcgcaaagagtcggacatgactgagcaactgcactgaactgatgttgccccagcctgtttttttttttttttaatgaaagcccactaattatttattaatgtttatttatttattggctgcattaggtcttcattgctgcatgggcttttctctagttgtggcaagcaggggctactcttgatTGTGGTGCTTcgcttctctctccttttttttaacttagttgatttatttatttattcatttttggtcgcaccgggtctttgtcgctgcacgtgggctttctctagttgtggtgcgcgggcttcccactgcggcggcttctcctgttgccgagcacaggctctaggcacatggacttcagtagttgcagcactggGGCTCCGTAGCTGCGGCTCATGGGCTTTCATTGCTcttcggcatgtggaatctttctgcaccagcgattgaacctgtgtcccttacactggaccaccagggcagtcccagcCTGGGTACTGGGGAAGAGGTTGTGGCCCCACCCCTGGCCTGGAGTGGGTGGGATGTGGGAGCTATCGCCCTGGGAGGAGGAAGGCCTGGATTCTTCCCCAGAATCCCCCCACACCTGAATCTTCAAGGCTCAGTTTCCTGGAACATGGTGTGGTGACTGCTGGCCAGCTGTGGCATTTACCTGAGGGCTCCAGGACAGCTCCCCCACCCTCGTCTAACTCCACCTCGGTCCCCAGAAACCCCATTGCTGAGCTGTCTTCCTAGGGAACTGATTTCATCAACTATCCTCATTGCCTGAAAAAACATTCTTTCcagtccctgatgctggcagtCTCAGCCTGTGACTATACCCCTCACCCCCTGTCTTGCATTTTGGATTTCCAAACGTCCTGCATTAGCCTTTGTTGTTGTCTTTTGAAAGTAATGTTTATTTTACCCCAGTGGCAAATCATTCATAGTTTTTTCCAAtgtatttaaactaaaaaaaaagttcactaatttctcccactccctgccccatcccccaccccgcccctgacAGTCACAGGCCAGGTCTCTGTGCCTGTGAACCTGGTGTCTGAtgtgttttgctttctttgtttgtttttctttgttttttttttttttttttaacacattctTGACCAGAGGCGTATTAATACATCTTTTGTCATCTTAACATTATTGACCGGAGACCTAGCAGTATCACTTACATAGCAAATCACCAGTCacaggtgttagtttctgcaaaaattctACTATCAATAATGAGTTAAGATACTGCATATAAGAGAGATCATAGGAGGTCTACCCTgttggtccattggttaagacccatgcttccactgtagggggtgcaggttcaatccctagtcggggaactaagatccatatgccaaaaaaaaaaaggaaatttcaagAGAAGGGAGGATAAGCACACTAGTCAGGTAAAGAAAACTTAGGTGTGAAATCCAGAACATTCACACCCAGGTTTTCTTTACCTTTTCACATTCACCATATGAGTATTCCACTGGCTTTAACGCTAATCCTAATTATAACACTGGATGTAGCCCTACCTCCGCCCTATGGCTCTCTTTGTCCTAAAGTTAATAAATACCCTAAGCCAACACCAATaaccctattaaaaaaaaaataatcactggGGAcgccctagtggttcagtggttaggactgtgtgctttcactgctgaggatcCAATCCCTGGTTAGAGAGCTAAGGTATTGCAAGCttcatggtatggccaaaaaaaaaaaagagagagagagaaagagcaatcatatagtgtttgtctttctctgacttatttcatttggaATAATGCTCTTGCAACCCATgcctgttgttgcaaatggcaaaatttttattcccttttacggctcattgttttaaaaatattttgaagatttatttatttattttggggggctgtgatgggtctccattgctgcacgtgggctttctctagttgcagtgagcagaagctactctctaattgtagtgtgtggacttctcattgagGAGGCTTCTCTTGCTTTGGAGGACGGGCTCTAGGGCCCTCAGGCGTCAGGAGCTgcggcttccaggctctagagcacagactcagcagttgtggcgcacaggcttagttgtttcCCAGCACGTGGGaacttctcagaccagggattgaaccagtgccccttgcattgcaaggcagattcctaaccactggaccaccagggaagccctataattttttttttttttggctagtgAGTTGTGAGGTCTTCCTGTATGTTCGATATTAGCCCTTTAtcaaatatgtgatttgcaaatat harbors:
- the HPD gene encoding 4-hydroxyphenylpyruvate dioxygenase isoform X2 translates to MTTYSDKGEKPERGRFLHFHSVTFWVGNAKQAASYYCSKLGFEPLAYKGLETGSREVVSHVVKQGQIVFVFSSALNPWNKEMGDHLVKHGDGVKDIAFEVEDCDYIVQKARERGAKIVREPWVEQDKLGKVKFAVLQTYGDTTHTLVEKMNYTGRFLPGFEAPPFMDPQLSKLPSCSLEIIDHIVGNQPDQEMVSASEWYLKNLQFHRFWSVDDTQVHTEYSSLRSVVVANYEESIKMPINEPAPGKKKSQIQEYVDYNGGAGVQHIALKTKDIITAIRHLRERGVEFLAVPSTYYKQLREKLKMAKIRVKENIDILEELKILVDYDEKGYLLQIFTKPMQDRPTLFLEVIQRHNHQGFGAGNFNSLFKAFEEEQDLRGNLTDMEPNGGVSGM
- the HPD gene encoding 4-hydroxyphenylpyruvate dioxygenase isoform X1, encoding MTTYSDKGEKPERGRFLHFHSVTFWVGNAKQAASYYCSKLGFEPLAYKGLETGSREVVSHVVKQGQIVFVFSSALNPWNKEMGDHLVKHGDGVKDIAFEVEDCDYIVQKARERGAKIVREPWVEQDKLGKVKFAVLQTCGLGSAGMGPQAVCHPQYGDTTHTLVEKMNYTGRFLPGFEAPPFMDPQLSKLPSCSLEIIDHIVGNQPDQEMVSASEWYLKNLQFHRFWSVDDTQVHTEYSSLRSVVVANYEESIKMPINEPAPGKKKSQIQEYVDYNGGAGVQHIALKTKDIITAIRHLRERGVEFLAVPSTYYKQLREKLKMAKIRVKENIDILEELKILVDYDEKGYLLQIFTKPMQDRPTLFLEVIQRHNHQGFGAGNFNSLFKAFEEEQDLRGNLTDMEPNGGVSGM